The following coding sequences are from one Shewanella putrefaciens window:
- the relA gene encoding GTP diphosphokinase, giving the protein MVSVREAHFNDPDFNLDDWVARYVSQADEAQMLLSLIGQVDALPAKSPAAKRELLERAREMIEILAPLNMDIETLQAAILFVVFDAGLLTEEAIKEKFGEPLARLVASVVTMNAIGALKINPNSRSTEPQIDNIRRMLLAMVEDVRAVVIKLAERVCLLRAVKNADEETRVLLAREIADIYAPLANRLGIGQLKWELEDISFRYLHPDTYKEIAKQLDGKRLDREVFIEKFVSQLQQRLDEDHIRAKVYGRPKHIYSIWRKMKGKHLKFDELFDVRAVRIVTERLQDCYGALGVVHTLWHHIPREFDDYVANPKPNGYQSIHTVVVGPEGKTVEIQIRTQDMHEDAELGVAAHWKYKEGNHSGKQSGYEEKINWLRKILQWQEDVVESGNLVEEVRSQVFEDRVYVFTPSGEVVDLPLGSTVLDFAYYIHSQVGHKCIGAKVDGRIVPFTYQVETGERIEIITSKQPNPKRDWLNPNLGYIRTARARSKIQHWFKQQDRDKNIVAGKEMLESELARVSLKIKDAAIAVERFNMASMDDLLAAIGGGDVRLHQVVNHIQSRLRLDEVSEEDAVEELVKKGQHKPTSSGRGQVEVNGVGNLLNHIARCCQPVPGDEILGFITKGRGISVHRADCEQVKELMRVHPERGVDVVWGENYSGGYRMRLRVLAHDRSGLLRDLTSVLAAEKSNVLAMSSSSDTKNQTAAIELELELYNLDGLSRVLSKLSQVDSVIEARRL; this is encoded by the coding sequence ATGGTCTCTGTTCGCGAAGCACACTTTAACGATCCCGATTTTAATCTAGACGATTGGGTGGCTCGTTATGTCAGTCAGGCAGATGAGGCGCAGATGCTGCTCTCCTTGATAGGGCAGGTTGATGCCTTACCTGCCAAGAGTCCTGCGGCGAAGAGAGAACTGCTCGAACGTGCCCGAGAGATGATCGAAATCCTCGCACCGCTAAACATGGACATTGAAACCCTGCAAGCGGCGATTCTTTTTGTGGTGTTCGATGCTGGGTTATTGACTGAAGAGGCTATCAAAGAAAAATTTGGTGAGCCGCTGGCGCGTTTAGTCGCGAGTGTTGTGACCATGAACGCCATCGGCGCCTTGAAAATCAACCCTAATAGTCGTTCAACTGAGCCGCAAATCGACAATATTCGCCGCATGTTGCTGGCGATGGTCGAAGATGTGCGCGCGGTCGTGATTAAACTGGCAGAGCGTGTGTGTTTGCTACGGGCAGTGAAAAATGCCGATGAAGAAACTCGCGTGCTGCTGGCCCGTGAAATTGCCGATATTTACGCGCCGCTGGCTAACCGTTTAGGGATTGGTCAGTTAAAGTGGGAATTAGAAGATATTTCCTTCCGCTATCTGCATCCAGATACCTATAAAGAAATCGCTAAGCAGTTAGATGGCAAACGACTGGATCGTGAAGTTTTTATCGAAAAATTTGTTAGCCAATTACAACAACGACTCGATGAAGATCATATCCGCGCAAAGGTCTACGGCAGACCGAAACACATCTACAGTATTTGGCGCAAGATGAAGGGTAAGCACCTCAAATTTGATGAGTTATTTGATGTGCGCGCGGTGCGTATCGTGACTGAGCGTTTGCAGGATTGTTATGGCGCATTAGGTGTGGTGCATACGCTTTGGCACCATATTCCGCGGGAATTTGACGACTATGTCGCTAACCCTAAACCTAACGGTTATCAATCGATTCATACCGTAGTGGTGGGGCCAGAGGGCAAAACCGTTGAAATTCAAATTCGTACCCAAGACATGCATGAAGATGCAGAGCTTGGTGTGGCTGCGCATTGGAAATACAAAGAAGGCAATCATTCCGGTAAGCAAAGCGGCTACGAAGAAAAAATTAACTGGCTGCGTAAAATTCTGCAATGGCAGGAAGACGTGGTCGAAAGTGGCAACTTGGTTGAAGAAGTGCGCAGCCAAGTGTTTGAAGATAGAGTCTATGTGTTCACCCCAAGCGGTGAAGTCGTCGACTTGCCACTGGGCTCAACCGTGCTCGACTTTGCCTATTACATTCACTCCCAAGTAGGGCATAAATGTATTGGTGCTAAGGTCGATGGCCGTATTGTGCCGTTCACCTATCAAGTTGAAACGGGTGAGCGAATCGAAATCATCACTTCGAAACAGCCTAATCCCAAGCGTGACTGGCTTAACCCTAACTTAGGTTATATCCGTACGGCGCGGGCGCGCTCGAAAATCCAGCATTGGTTCAAGCAGCAGGACAGAGACAAGAATATTGTCGCCGGCAAAGAAATGCTCGAGTCAGAACTGGCGCGGGTGAGCCTTAAAATTAAAGACGCCGCCATCGCGGTCGAGCGCTTTAATATGGCGAGCATGGATGACTTACTGGCGGCCATTGGCGGCGGTGATGTGCGTCTGCATCAAGTGGTTAACCATATTCAAAGCCGTCTGCGACTCGACGAAGTGTCAGAAGAAGATGCCGTCGAAGAGTTAGTTAAGAAAGGCCAACATAAGCCGACCTCCAGTGGCCGTGGTCAGGTTGAAGTCAACGGTGTAGGTAACTTGCTTAACCATATTGCCCGTTGTTGTCAGCCAGTTCCCGGTGATGAGATCTTAGGTTTTATCACTAAGGGCCGTGGCATTTCTGTACATCGTGCTGATTGTGAACAAGTTAAAGAGTTAATGCGGGTTCACCCAGAGCGCGGTGTCGATGTGGTCTGGGGCGAAAATTACTCCGGCGGGTATCGGATGCGTTTGCGGGTATTAGCCCACGATCGCAGTGGCTTATTGCGGGATTTAACCTCAGTGCTGGCGGCCGAAAAATCCAATGTATTGGCCATGAGCTCCTCATCGGATACTAAAAACCAGACTGCCGCAATTGAGTTGGAACTGGAGCTTTATAACCTCGATGGGCTATCGCGGGTGTTATCTAAGTTATCTCAGGTCGATAGCGTGATCGAGGCAAGACGGCTTTAA
- the rlmD gene encoding 23S rRNA (uracil(1939)-C(5))-methyltransferase RlmD, translating into MAQFFKAKPNSSKQLSAKLSLNVDQLDHLGAGIAQYQGKVVFIPGALPNETVTVQLTEQKKNYARAKLIKVDTQSSERVEPECPHYHTCGGCDLQHMSLSGQREHKEAALLDIMAKFAGTEGGALSPALTGEGWYYRRRARLATLFDKNTKHLSLGFRAASSSNVVPISQCQVLAKPLSDLIVPFAKLLNQLSAKASLGHLELIAADNGHFAVLRITKALNDKDLAKLSAFAELHQIHICLQDNEGQFQGVGVELVLPVYQLLDENAQSDAVSLSFTPGNFVQVNGQINKAMVAQAMDWLAPASDERILDLFCGMGNFSLPLAKMGAEVIGVEGVAEMVSQARVNAKANNLDKITFYHGDLSADLSLEPWMGKIDKLLLDPARAGAFESLQWLKKMKPRKVVYVSCNPASLARDSAVLLERGYRLQRLGLIDMFPQTHHIEAMALFELTK; encoded by the coding sequence ATGGCACAATTTTTTAAAGCAAAACCAAATAGTTCCAAACAGTTGTCAGCTAAGTTGTCGCTGAATGTGGATCAGCTCGATCACTTAGGCGCTGGCATTGCTCAGTATCAAGGTAAAGTCGTGTTCATTCCCGGCGCTTTGCCCAATGAAACCGTGACAGTACAGCTCACCGAACAAAAGAAAAATTATGCCCGTGCCAAGTTGATTAAAGTCGATACCCAGAGCTCTGAGCGCGTCGAGCCTGAGTGTCCACACTATCATACTTGTGGCGGCTGCGACTTACAGCATATGTCATTATCGGGTCAACGTGAGCATAAAGAAGCCGCGTTGCTGGATATTATGGCAAAATTTGCAGGTACTGAAGGCGGTGCTTTATCACCTGCATTAACGGGTGAAGGCTGGTATTATCGCCGCCGCGCCCGTCTTGCAACCTTATTTGATAAAAATACCAAGCACTTAAGTTTAGGCTTTCGCGCGGCGAGCAGCAGTAATGTGGTGCCTATTAGCCAATGCCAAGTATTAGCTAAGCCGTTATCGGACTTGATCGTGCCCTTTGCTAAGTTGCTAAATCAATTGTCGGCTAAAGCCAGCTTAGGCCACCTTGAGTTGATTGCCGCCGATAATGGTCACTTCGCCGTGCTGCGGATCACTAAGGCGTTAAACGATAAGGATCTCGCTAAGCTGTCAGCATTTGCCGAGCTGCATCAGATCCATATTTGTCTGCAGGATAACGAAGGCCAATTCCAAGGCGTCGGCGTCGAGTTAGTGTTACCAGTTTATCAACTGTTAGATGAAAATGCGCAGTCGGATGCGGTGAGTTTAAGTTTCACCCCCGGTAACTTTGTGCAGGTCAATGGCCAAATTAACAAGGCCATGGTCGCTCAAGCGATGGATTGGTTAGCGCCTGCTTCAGATGAGCGCATTTTGGATTTGTTCTGTGGTATGGGGAACTTCAGTTTGCCCTTAGCCAAAATGGGCGCGGAGGTGATAGGCGTCGAAGGGGTTGCCGAAATGGTAAGCCAAGCGCGGGTGAACGCCAAAGCTAACAATCTGGATAAAATCACCTTTTATCATGGCGATTTAAGTGCAGATTTATCCCTTGAGCCTTGGATGGGCAAGATTGATAAATTACTGCTCGATCCTGCTCGTGCGGGGGCATTTGAAAGCTTGCAATGGCTAAAGAAAATGAAGCCGCGTAAAGTTGTGTATGTGTCTTGTAATCCTGCCAGCTTAGCCCGTGACAGTGCTGTACTATTAGAGCGCGGTTACCGATTACAGCGATTGGGACTTATCGACATGTTCCCACAAACACACCATATTGAAGCCATGGCACTGTTTGAATTAACCAAGTAA
- the barA gene encoding two-component sensor histidine kinase BarA: MTPVNNMTKYSLRSWVLVLALAPTILVGLLLGSYFTINRFYELEDTLIEQGSNIIEPLAIASEVGLIGNDREATKRLLAAAQLNKSTLVKSIAIFDIQNQLFITSHYHKDFEMMRYKEALTNLHKTEIEHVGDSLILRTPIFASTPSATLANVDIQTDDGELLGYISVIINKERALLEQHRAAVAAFIMVLLGVQLNLLFTFRLVKNVTQPITEMVRVVAKIREGKLDARLDGNLIGELDLLKRGINAMACSLSEYHDEMQQNIDQATSDLRETLEQIEIQNVELDLAKKRALEASRIKSEFLANMSHELRTPLNGVIGFARQLVKTPLHSSQVDYINTIERSATNLLAIINDILDFSKLEAGKMVLENMPFGLRETLGDTMTLISGSAQAKGLELVVDIAPNIPDHVNGDAMRVCQIINNLVGNAIKFTDSGSVLVKLELQSQSEEQVILRCDVIDTGIGIDESQQDFLFQAFGQADSSISRRFGGTGLGLVITKRLVNQMGGQIGFTSSVDKGSNFWFTLPLGLGQFQIGDSLPLEKLKDKTILFYEPRVLTHAVLSRQLRLWDTKVTHHQHIPNLLTTLANTEAAYDYILLSCHGFTDATQLVGTLNLAKTKTDCLIVLYDCQEQDALSKFIRPNADVVLSLPVSEHQLARNMLYPPLEYDIQAPITISAPAARQSLTVLAVDDNFANLKLIDTLLNELVTTVIAVNNGDEAVKQAKTRTFDLIFMDIQMPGTDGISATKQIRQGSMNRNTPIIAVTAHAIAEERELILGSGMDGYLPKPIDEAALKDVIHRWITRPKFTHFDLHTLNWDLCLTQANHKSNLALEMLKMLLDSLPETVEKIQTALGQNDQATMLSTIHKLHGASCYCGVPTTQRLCQEIESALKRQTPVEDLEPEILELLDELTKVESAVKQVLSQLSAEITDDQKNGLL; this comes from the coding sequence ATGACCCCTGTCAACAACATGACCAAATACAGCCTACGTTCTTGGGTTCTTGTGCTGGCGCTCGCGCCAACAATTTTGGTCGGTCTTCTTCTGGGCAGCTACTTTACCATAAACCGCTTTTATGAGCTCGAAGATACGCTGATTGAACAAGGCAGTAATATTATCGAACCATTAGCAATTGCCAGTGAAGTTGGATTAATAGGAAATGATCGTGAAGCCACTAAAAGGTTACTCGCCGCAGCACAACTCAATAAATCAACCTTAGTCAAATCGATCGCCATTTTCGATATCCAAAATCAACTGTTTATCACATCCCATTACCACAAAGATTTTGAAATGATGCGCTATAAAGAAGCGCTCACCAATTTACATAAAACCGAAATAGAACATGTTGGCGACAGCCTTATTTTACGAACACCCATTTTTGCGAGTACACCTTCAGCGACTCTCGCTAATGTAGACATCCAAACCGATGACGGTGAATTACTGGGTTATATCTCAGTTATTATCAATAAGGAACGCGCGCTACTCGAACAGCATAGAGCCGCCGTTGCCGCTTTTATCATGGTATTACTGGGCGTTCAATTAAACCTATTATTTACTTTTAGGTTAGTAAAAAATGTCACTCAACCTATTACCGAGATGGTACGTGTTGTCGCAAAAATTCGTGAAGGAAAATTAGATGCGCGTCTAGATGGCAATTTGATTGGTGAATTGGATTTACTTAAACGCGGTATTAATGCAATGGCGTGCTCACTGTCGGAATACCATGATGAGATGCAGCAAAATATCGACCAAGCTACCTCAGATTTACGGGAAACCTTAGAACAAATCGAAATCCAAAACGTCGAGCTAGATTTGGCGAAAAAACGCGCCTTAGAAGCTAGCCGGATTAAATCTGAATTCTTGGCCAATATGTCCCACGAGTTACGTACGCCACTGAATGGTGTGATTGGCTTTGCTCGCCAATTGGTAAAAACACCTTTGCATTCAAGTCAAGTTGACTACATCAATACCATTGAGCGCAGCGCCACTAATCTACTCGCTATCATCAACGATATTCTCGATTTTTCGAAACTCGAAGCGGGAAAAATGGTGCTAGAAAATATGCCCTTCGGTCTTAGAGAAACCCTTGGCGACACTATGACCTTGATTTCAGGCAGTGCTCAAGCGAAGGGCTTGGAGCTTGTGGTCGATATCGCCCCTAATATACCTGACCATGTGAATGGTGATGCCATGCGCGTATGCCAAATCATCAATAACTTAGTCGGTAATGCCATCAAATTTACCGACTCAGGTAGCGTGCTCGTAAAGCTTGAATTACAAAGTCAATCGGAGGAACAAGTGATCCTGCGTTGTGATGTCATCGATACAGGTATCGGGATCGATGAAAGCCAACAGGACTTTTTATTCCAAGCCTTTGGGCAAGCCGATTCATCGATCTCGCGACGTTTCGGTGGAACAGGACTTGGCTTAGTGATCACTAAGCGTTTAGTTAACCAAATGGGGGGACAAATAGGTTTTACCTCCTCTGTCGATAAAGGCTCAAATTTCTGGTTCACTCTGCCACTGGGGTTAGGTCAATTCCAAATTGGTGATTCGCTACCATTAGAAAAACTCAAAGATAAAACCATTCTTTTTTATGAGCCAAGAGTACTCACCCATGCTGTTTTAAGCCGCCAATTGCGCCTATGGGATACCAAAGTGACACATCATCAGCATATCCCTAACCTATTGACGACACTCGCAAACACCGAAGCAGCATACGATTATATTCTGTTAAGTTGTCATGGTTTTACAGATGCAACACAATTGGTTGGCACTTTAAATCTTGCGAAAACGAAAACGGACTGTTTAATCGTACTCTACGATTGCCAAGAGCAAGATGCCTTGAGCAAGTTTATACGACCTAATGCCGATGTCGTGCTATCACTGCCTGTCAGTGAGCATCAACTTGCCCGTAATATGCTCTATCCTCCACTCGAATATGACATACAGGCTCCCATCACAATCTCGGCACCTGCAGCGCGGCAATCCTTAACGGTATTGGCAGTAGATGATAACTTTGCCAATTTAAAACTGATTGATACCTTACTCAATGAATTAGTCACCACTGTGATTGCTGTTAATAATGGGGATGAAGCGGTCAAACAGGCTAAAACTCGTACTTTTGATTTGATTTTTATGGATATCCAAATGCCGGGGACCGATGGCATTAGTGCAACAAAGCAAATACGCCAAGGCTCGATGAACCGCAACACGCCGATCATTGCCGTGACAGCCCATGCCATTGCCGAAGAGCGTGAGCTGATTTTAGGCAGTGGCATGGATGGCTATTTACCTAAACCTATCGATGAAGCTGCACTAAAAGACGTTATCCATCGCTGGATCACAAGACCTAAATTCACCCATTTTGACCTGCATACGCTGAACTGGGATCTTTGCTTAACCCAAGCAAATCATAAATCGAACCTCGCCCTTGAGATGTTAAAAATGCTGCTGGACTCACTACCTGAAACGGTAGAGAAAATTCAAACGGCGCTAGGCCAAAATGATCAGGCCACAATGCTCAGTACAATCCATAAGCTGCATGGTGCAAGCTGCTATTGCGGCGTCCCGACAACTCAAAGATTATGCCAAGAGATTGAATCCGCGTTAAAACGTCAAACCCCTGTGGAAGATCTCGAACCTGAAATACTAGAGTTACTTGATGAGTTAACTAAGGTAGAATCAGCGGTAAAACAAGTGCTATCACAGCTATCAGCGGAAATAACAGATGACCAAAAAAACGGGCTTCTTTAA
- a CDS encoding YjaG family protein — translation MTKKTGFFKRLKALELPQKQLFAIALCQRMLPNYQLFSEVCEFGDPAVLNTVLELLWQSQYDNKLKFNIDVHLQRLEDNTPDPVDFEAYGVYPAMDAVVALSTLLSAIQDKNEEDIINISKLSSSTVANYIEAISDVDLVDDALDDFVFAHEVMEEEKELQNSLLEIIEENPKITAELVKGLRKDIIEAGVSNIGISIA, via the coding sequence ATGACCAAAAAAACGGGCTTCTTTAAGCGCCTTAAAGCGTTAGAACTACCTCAAAAACAACTCTTTGCCATTGCTCTTTGTCAGCGTATGTTGCCCAACTATCAACTGTTTTCAGAAGTCTGCGAATTTGGTGATCCCGCAGTATTAAACACAGTATTAGAATTATTATGGCAATCTCAATACGACAATAAACTCAAATTTAATATTGATGTCCATCTACAACGATTAGAAGATAACACACCTGATCCTGTCGACTTTGAAGCCTATGGCGTCTATCCGGCCATGGATGCAGTTGTGGCACTTTCAACATTATTGAGTGCAATTCAAGATAAAAATGAAGAAGATATAATTAATATCAGTAAGTTATCATCCAGTACTGTGGCGAACTATATTGAAGCCATCAGTGATGTTGATCTTGTCGATGATGCCCTAGATGATTTCGTCTTCGCCCATGAAGTGATGGAAGAAGAGAAAGAGTTACAAAATTCTCTGCTCGAAATTATTGAAGAAAATCCAAAAATCACTGCGGAATTGGTAAAAGGTCTACGCAAAGACATCATCGAAGCAGGTGTATCCAATATTGGTATTAGCATCGCCTAA
- the lldR gene encoding LysR family transcriptional regulator LldR, whose product MSDDLGSELQLLYLFVHLVNAGSFSQAAKELDMPIATVSRKLAKLEEKLDKQLFMRSTRKLRLTEEGLALFQRYQSVIAQFDELSGVGSDKPEGTLRIAAPISIISIIFIRALNEFGRLYPDIRLHISQSNELVDLIDKGIDVAIVGGAQPDSSWVSSTLGELDYCLFATPEYLAQAPKLTHPNDLEAHQLIKVWPLFNWHLKHPNGESFYFNGPTKLTLTDLHGAIESALDHGGILYGPELFVKQQIKEGRLKVLLPEWVGEQRRISILYHQRSQQPLKVRVFIEFMQSKAPELFSMA is encoded by the coding sequence ATGAGTGATGATTTGGGCAGTGAATTACAGCTTCTTTATCTTTTTGTGCACTTAGTGAATGCGGGAAGTTTTTCACAGGCGGCCAAAGAGTTGGATATGCCTATTGCGACCGTGAGTCGTAAGTTAGCCAAATTAGAAGAAAAGCTCGATAAGCAACTCTTTATGCGTAGCACTCGTAAACTGAGGTTGACTGAAGAAGGCTTAGCCTTATTTCAGCGTTATCAGAGTGTCATAGCCCAGTTTGATGAGCTTAGTGGCGTGGGAAGTGATAAACCCGAAGGGACGTTAAGAATTGCCGCGCCGATTTCTATTATCTCTATCATCTTTATCCGAGCTCTTAATGAGTTTGGTCGTTTGTATCCCGATATTCGCCTGCATATATCCCAGAGTAATGAGTTGGTTGATTTGATCGACAAAGGGATTGATGTGGCGATTGTGGGTGGCGCTCAGCCTGATTCTTCATGGGTGTCGAGTACATTAGGTGAGTTAGATTACTGTTTATTTGCTACGCCAGAATATTTAGCACAGGCACCTAAGTTGACCCACCCCAATGATTTAGAAGCGCATCAGCTTATTAAAGTCTGGCCCTTATTTAATTGGCATTTAAAGCATCCGAACGGTGAGTCCTTCTACTTTAATGGTCCAACCAAGCTCACATTGACGGATTTACACGGTGCTATTGAGTCGGCATTGGATCATGGTGGCATTTTGTACGGTCCTGAATTGTTTGTAAAACAGCAGATTAAAGAGGGCCGACTCAAAGTATTATTACCTGAATGGGTGGGTGAGCAGCGACGGATTTCAATCTTGTATCATCAACGCAGCCAACAACCGCTAAAGGTGAGAGTGTTTATTGAGTTTATGCAGTCGAAGGCGCCAGAATTGTTTTCCATGGCTTGA
- a CDS encoding AEC family transporter: protein MTLLTPLFAVFGIMLLGTLVQKLKLLPVETDQVLNQYVYYIAFPAIMLIALAQQPINEILQWGFIAGYSAAMLITYLICLGISLIANPKEHAIATIRALNATFGNTAFIGIPLLMIIFPQQQNALVAAAIASLLSVLMFAVALVSLELATNTQRQHHALVIMAMAVGKNPIVIGSLIGVAISASGIQLPSGLALMIQQIGNTSSPCALFAIGMVLAKAMRYQKDSKIFSLSNFLELSLINLFKLGIQPALVYFMLRYCGVHGDYLIMGVILSALPTAASVYLLAQRYNTQASTSAQGILFGTLVTFFSLPILESLVRTHA from the coding sequence ATGACATTATTAACCCCGCTGTTTGCCGTCTTCGGGATCATGTTACTAGGTACACTAGTACAAAAATTGAAACTTCTCCCCGTGGAAACGGATCAAGTATTAAACCAATATGTGTACTACATTGCCTTTCCTGCGATCATGCTAATCGCCCTAGCTCAGCAGCCAATTAACGAAATCTTACAATGGGGATTTATTGCAGGCTATAGTGCAGCAATGCTAATTACCTATCTCATTTGTTTAGGTATTTCACTGATAGCCAACCCAAAAGAGCACGCGATTGCGACAATTAGAGCCCTAAATGCCACCTTTGGTAATACCGCGTTTATTGGTATTCCATTACTGATGATTATCTTTCCACAACAACAAAACGCCTTAGTGGCAGCGGCCATTGCTAGCCTGCTATCGGTACTGATGTTTGCAGTCGCGCTAGTATCATTAGAACTTGCCACTAACACTCAAAGACAGCACCATGCCTTAGTGATAATGGCAATGGCGGTAGGTAAAAATCCTATCGTAATTGGCAGTTTGATTGGCGTTGCAATATCCGCCAGTGGCATTCAATTACCATCAGGTCTCGCGCTAATGATCCAGCAGATAGGCAATACCTCAAGCCCCTGTGCCCTTTTTGCTATTGGTATGGTATTAGCAAAAGCAATGCGATATCAAAAAGATAGCAAAATTTTTAGTCTCTCAAACTTTTTAGAGTTAAGTCTAATCAACCTTTTTAAACTGGGTATACAGCCCGCGCTAGTCTACTTTATGCTGAGATACTGCGGTGTACATGGTGATTATCTGATCATGGGCGTTATCCTCAGCGCACTGCCCACTGCAGCTAGCGTTTACTTACTGGCACAGCGTTACAATACCCAAGCTTCAACCAGTGCTCAGGGCATTCTATTTGGCACCTTAGTCACTTTTTTCAGTCTGCCCATATTAGAAAGCCTAGTAAGAACTCATGCATAA
- the recN gene encoding DNA repair protein RecN — translation MLCQLSINNFAIVRFLELDFRPGMTSITGETGAGKSIAIDALGLCLGNRADASCVRPGASKTEVSARFSLDDIPLAKRWLEDNDLELDDECILRRTISSDGRSRAYINGNPVPLTQLKLLGQLLIGIHGQHAHHAMLKSEHQLTLLDSYANHRLLIDTVAASFQRCKQIEADLKQLEASQHERIARKQLVQYQVEELDEFDLKVDEFDEIEQEHKRLANGTELITTCQASLDLLTDGEENNIESLLNRVVSLAEDLQSYDPALSNINTMLNDALILVQESAGELQHYLSKLELDPTHFAYLEERLSKAMQLARKHHVSPNKLAEHHLALKAELSSLDSDESKLEEVQQQVEASRAAYLSNAQKLSQSRARYAKELDKLVTQSIHELNMPKGKFSIEVNFHPEQMSANGSDNIEFMVTTNPGQPLQPISKVASGGELSRIGLGIQVITAKKVATPTLIFDEVDVGISGPTAAVVGRMLRSLGESTQVLCVTHLPQVAGNGHQHMFVDKFNKAGSTETTMKSLDREQRIQELARLLGGDTITSNTLANARELLQ, via the coding sequence ATGCTTTGCCAACTCAGCATTAATAACTTCGCTATCGTCCGTTTTTTAGAACTGGATTTTCGCCCAGGAATGACCAGCATCACTGGTGAAACCGGTGCAGGTAAATCGATCGCCATCGATGCGCTAGGTCTATGCCTAGGCAATCGCGCCGATGCCAGTTGTGTTCGCCCTGGTGCCAGTAAAACTGAGGTCAGCGCCCGCTTTTCCTTAGATGATATTCCGCTAGCAAAGCGTTGGTTAGAAGATAACGATCTTGAACTCGATGATGAGTGTATTTTACGCCGAACCATTAGTAGCGATGGCCGCTCGCGCGCCTACATCAATGGTAATCCAGTACCGCTGACGCAACTCAAATTACTCGGTCAGTTGCTTATAGGTATTCACGGCCAACATGCCCACCATGCAATGTTAAAGAGTGAACATCAGCTCACCCTGCTCGACAGTTATGCCAACCACAGATTACTTATCGACACAGTTGCCGCTAGCTTTCAACGCTGCAAGCAAATTGAGGCCGACCTAAAACAACTCGAAGCCTCCCAGCATGAACGTATTGCCCGTAAGCAATTAGTCCAATATCAAGTGGAAGAACTCGATGAGTTTGATCTTAAAGTCGACGAGTTCGATGAAATTGAACAAGAACACAAACGTTTAGCCAATGGCACTGAGTTAATTACCACCTGTCAGGCGAGTCTTGATCTACTGACAGATGGCGAAGAAAATAATATTGAGTCACTACTTAATCGCGTCGTTTCCCTCGCCGAAGATCTGCAAAGCTACGATCCCGCATTAAGCAACATCAACACTATGCTCAATGATGCTTTAATCCTAGTGCAAGAAAGTGCAGGCGAATTACAGCACTATTTAAGTAAGCTCGAACTCGATCCGACCCATTTCGCCTATTTAGAAGAACGGCTATCAAAAGCCATGCAACTGGCGCGCAAACACCATGTCAGCCCGAATAAGCTGGCGGAACATCATCTAGCATTAAAGGCAGAGCTCAGCAGCTTAGACAGTGATGAAAGTAAACTCGAAGAAGTTCAGCAACAAGTCGAGGCGAGCAGAGCAGCTTACCTTAGCAATGCCCAAAAGCTCAGCCAAAGCCGTGCTCGTTACGCCAAGGAACTCGACAAACTGGTGACGCAGTCAATCCATGAACTGAATATGCCTAAGGGTAAATTTAGTATCGAAGTCAATTTCCATCCAGAGCAAATGTCAGCCAACGGCAGTGACAACATCGAATTTATGGTAACAACAAACCCTGGCCAACCCTTACAACCGATTTCGAAAGTCGCGTCTGGCGGTGAGCTTTCACGCATAGGATTAGGGATACAAGTGATTACCGCGAAGAAAGTTGCCACACCGACATTAATTTTCGATGAGGTAGATGTCGGGATTTCCGGCCCCACCGCCGCAGTGGTGGGCCGCATGTTGCGCAGCTTAGGGGAATCGACCCAAGTCCTGTGTGTGACTCACTTGCCACAAGTCGCGGGCAATGGTCATCAACACATGTTTGTCGATAAATTTAATAAGGCAGGTAGTACTGAGACCACAATGAAATCGCTCGATCGTGAGCAACGCATTCAAGAATTGGCAAGACTGTTAGGCGGCGATACTATCACCAGCAATACCCTAGCAAACGCAAGGGAACTGCTGCAATAG